The following DNA comes from Mycobacterium sp. MS1601.
GATGACCTTGCCCAGGTCCTCGGGGTGCACGTGCACCTCGACGGTACGACCACGGCGGTTGGTCACCATGTCGACGCGGACGTCATCGGGGTTGTCGACGATCCCGCGGACCAGATGCTCCACGGCGTCGACGACGACAGCGCTCATTCGGCAGCGTCGGCGGTCTCGGCAGGTGCCTCGGCGTCAGCCTTGGGGGCCTTCTTCTTCTTGGGGGTGATGGCCTCGTTGGCCGGGCCACCGTCGGCCTGCGCCAGAGCGGCGTTGAACAGGTCGAGCTTGCTGGGCTTGGCTTCCTTGACCTTCAGGGTGCCCTCAGCGCCGGGCAGGCCCTTGAACTTCTGCCAGTCGCCGGTGATCTTCAGCAGAGCCAGGATGGGCTCGGTGGGCTGGGCGCCGACGCCGAGCCAGTACTGGGCACGCTCGGAATCGATCTCGATCAGGCTCGGCTCTTCCTTGGGGTGGTAGCGGCCGATGACCTCGATGGAGCGGCCGTCGCGGCGAGAGCGCGCGTCGGCGATGACGATGCGGTACTGGGGATTGCGGATCTTGCCGAGCCGGGTCAGCTTGATTTTCACAGCCATGGAAAAGAAAACTCCTGTTTGAGTGCCACGCTGCAATTCAGCGATCAGGGCAGATGACCCTGATCCGGTTTTGCCTCACGTGTGTGACCGCCGCACAGCCTGAGTCGTACGGCAGACAGCCGACCATTGTGCCAGAGCAACCTGCCCGGACAGAAATCACGCCTGCTAGATCAGTTTGTCGAAGCACTTCGTTTCGACACGGCGGGTCATCCGCCAGCCGTCGGCGGTGCGCAGGAATTCGTCGTCGTACCAGAGCCCGCAGAACAGGACCTGCTTGCGATCTGCGTCGAGCACCATCGGGTTGAAGCAGATCACCCGAGAGGAGGCGGTGTCGCCATCGAAGGTGATCGACAGGTTGCCCAGCATGTGCGAGTAGGCCGGAAAGTTGGGCAAGACCTCCGACAACCACGCCTTGACCTCGGGATACCGGCCGTCGATACCTCCCATGGCGCGGTAGTCGATGTAGGCGTCCGCGGTGAACACCGCGTCCAGGTCGTCGAAGCGGCGGTTGTCGATGGCAGTCGAGTAGTCGACGAGCAGCTGCTGGATCTCCAGGCGGTCGGAGATCTCCTCGAGGCTGAGCATGGAAGACAATTCAACACTCCCGGTAGCGAAACCGGCCAGGAAAGGGACCAACCCATTCGACACACACTCCAAGTAAGGTCGCCCTAACTTAGGCGATCCTCAGTGATTGGAGTGGACCGTTGCCTGACCCGTTCTCCCTGCTCGTCGGATACGGCAGCGAAACCGGTGGCGCCGAACAACTTGCGGGCCAATTCGCCGTCGCCGCCAAAGCGCTCGGCATCGATGTCACCCCTGTCGAACTCAACGCCGTCGACGCGGTGAAGCTGGCCGCCGCCACGCATTTTGTCGCGATCACCGCCACCTACGGCGAAGGCGAGTTCCCCTACAACGCCCACCTGTTCTGGGACCTGCTGGAAGGCTTCGATGCCAGCAGCGCACCGAAGCCTTTTGAGCATCTGAGCTTCGCCGTCCTCGGCCTGGGCGACAAGTACTACATCGACTTCGCGAACGCCGGAAAGCTGCTCGACGCCCGCCTCGAGGAACTGGGCGCCACCCGGCTCACAGCCCGCGTCGACTGCGATGTCGACTTCGACGCCGACGCCGCCGCCTGGACCGCCGGCCTGATCGAACTGCTTCCCTGTGTCGACGAGCCGGTCAGCTCCGCCGCCGACCCGGTCGATTCACCGCAGTGGCATCGCGGCAATCCCTTCACCGCAGCGCTGGTGTCCAGACAACTGCTCACCGAAGCGGACTCCCAGGACGAGGTGTGGCACTACGAGCTGGATCTGGCCGGCAGCGGGCTGACGTATCAGTCCGGTGATTCGATAGGCGTGCACCCGGTCAACGACCCCACACTGGTGAAGGCGGTGCTGACCCGGCTGGGCCGCAGC
Coding sequences within:
- a CDS encoding nuclear transport factor 2 family protein, which translates into the protein MLSLEEISDRLEIQQLLVDYSTAIDNRRFDDLDAVFTADAYIDYRAMGGIDGRYPEVKAWLSEVLPNFPAYSHMLGNLSITFDGDTASSRVICFNPMVLDADRKQVLFCGLWYDDEFLRTADGWRMTRRVETKCFDKLI
- a CDS encoding RNA-binding protein gives rise to the protein MSAVVVDAVEHLVRGIVDNPDDVRVDMVTNRRGRTVEVHVHPEDLGKVIGRGGRTATALRTLVAGIGGRGIRVDVVDTDQ
- the rpsP gene encoding 30S ribosomal protein S16, whose product is MAVKIKLTRLGKIRNPQYRIVIADARSRRDGRSIEVIGRYHPKEEPSLIEIDSERAQYWLGVGAQPTEPILALLKITGDWQKFKGLPGAEGTLKVKEAKPSKLDLFNAALAQADGGPANEAITPKKKKAPKADAEAPAETADAAE